One segment of Rhodanobacter thiooxydans DNA contains the following:
- a CDS encoding transglutaminase-like domain-containing protein, with protein MDTLLPVAPKVRRHARGARVAASLLTLLLVAPFAFAGTGGKAVTPIIAQIDAGHFKAADAAISGALAQPGLSADTRSALTFQRERMRRILLDFTLSADDVKARVRKQIPDLTDAEFAKWNAAGLFEHQLIDGRTLYFKRSPGNLFRLSPEAVARRAVQTPITDGPMEALNDHQRAIYRAALAEHKSSVLPQRLRMTQTLTVNADAVPAGETVRAWIPYPQAVPGQQEDIRYVASVPSTHQIAPASAPQRTVYLEKPAVAGQKTVFSVTYELTLLAQYHAIDPARVTVEKITPALAPFVAERAPHIVFTDAMRAFSRKVVGEEKNPYRIAQKLFTAVDQIPWAGAREYSTISNISDYALHAGHADCGQQTLLLMTLLRLNGIPARWQSGMVYSDDGSRYSNIHDWGYLYLPPYGWVPMDVTTGRLHPAPSDDKALEWFYLGGLDNWRIAFNDDYGRRFQPSKRQFRSDDVDSQRGEAEWRGGNLYFDQLDYDFDWQVLPAAQGRGSN; from the coding sequence ATGGATACGTTGCTACCTGTCGCACCCAAAGTACGCCGCCATGCACGTGGCGCGCGCGTCGCCGCGTCCCTGCTCACCCTGTTGCTGGTCGCCCCGTTTGCCTTCGCCGGCACCGGCGGCAAGGCCGTCACCCCCATCATCGCCCAGATCGATGCCGGCCACTTCAAGGCGGCCGACGCGGCGATCAGCGGCGCCCTGGCGCAGCCCGGCCTGTCCGCCGACACGCGCAGTGCGCTCACGTTCCAGCGCGAACGGATGCGCCGCATCCTGCTCGACTTCACCTTGAGCGCCGACGACGTCAAGGCGCGCGTGCGCAAGCAGATCCCCGACCTCACCGACGCCGAGTTCGCGAAGTGGAACGCGGCCGGCCTGTTCGAGCACCAGCTCATCGACGGCAGGACGCTGTACTTCAAGCGCTCGCCCGGCAACCTGTTCCGGCTCAGCCCCGAAGCGGTGGCGCGGCGCGCGGTGCAGACACCGATCACCGACGGCCCGATGGAAGCGCTGAACGACCACCAGCGCGCGATCTACCGGGCCGCACTGGCCGAACACAAGAGCAGCGTGCTGCCGCAGCGCCTGCGCATGACGCAGACGCTCACCGTCAATGCCGACGCGGTGCCCGCCGGCGAAACCGTGCGCGCGTGGATTCCGTACCCGCAGGCGGTGCCGGGCCAGCAGGAAGACATCCGCTACGTGGCCAGCGTGCCATCGACACACCAGATCGCGCCCGCGTCGGCGCCGCAGCGCACGGTGTACCTGGAGAAGCCGGCAGTAGCCGGGCAGAAGACGGTGTTCTCGGTCACCTACGAGCTGACCCTGCTGGCGCAGTACCACGCGATCGACCCGGCCAGGGTCACGGTGGAGAAGATCACGCCGGCACTGGCTCCGTTCGTGGCCGAGCGCGCGCCGCACATCGTGTTCACCGACGCGATGCGCGCGTTCTCGCGCAAGGTCGTGGGCGAGGAGAAGAACCCGTACCGCATCGCGCAGAAGCTGTTCACCGCGGTCGACCAGATCCCCTGGGCCGGCGCGCGCGAATACTCCACCATCAGCAACATCAGCGACTACGCGCTGCACGCCGGCCACGCCGACTGCGGCCAGCAGACCCTGCTGCTGATGACCCTGCTGCGCCTGAACGGCATCCCCGCACGCTGGCAGTCCGGCATGGTCTATTCGGACGACGGCAGCCGCTACAGCAACATCCACGACTGGGGCTACCTGTACCTGCCGCCGTACGGCTGGGTGCCGATGGACGTCACCACCGGCCGCCTGCATCCGGCGCCTTCCGACGACAAGGCGCTGGAATGGTTCTACCTCGGCGGCCTCGACAACTGGCGCATCGCCTTCAACGACGACTACGGCCGCCGCTTCCAGCCGTCCAAACGGCAGTTCCGCTCCGACGACGTGGACTCGCAACGCGGCGAAGCCGAATGGCGCGGCGGCAACCTCTATTTCGATCAACTGGATTACGACTTCGACTGGCAGGTCCTGCCAGCGGCGCAGGGACGCGGCAGCAACTAA
- a CDS encoding DUF819 domain-containing protein, giving the protein MHVIHTVWPYLALMLLVAGLFPAMERRFGWKLFSVLPPIVLTYLFVTALAVSGLWQVNAEIKAAQSMLVSRMVPALLFLLMINCDLRAIWRLGPRVLGVFACTSVSLFVAFIGTYLLYRHWLPGNDWQPLAALSGSWVGGSANMIAVKQAIGMSDTYLAMSLLTDALGYSMWVVVLFSVARLAPAFNRWTRAASSGDIPLAPVKTRAPTTYDSVLLWLGMALAVAALSGWLAGWLPVSGMVSATTWTILLATGFGLLVAHTPLAEFPGASTISSAMLISVVAVLASQSNFQGIAAAPLYLLCGVTVIAIHAVLLVGFAKLFRFDLYLCGISSLAHIGGVAATPILAASYSAALVPVGILLALLGYILGTGFGLLVATILSTLAGA; this is encoded by the coding sequence ATGCATGTGATCCACACGGTCTGGCCCTACCTGGCGCTGATGTTGCTGGTCGCTGGTTTGTTTCCGGCGATGGAACGCCGCTTCGGCTGGAAGCTGTTTTCGGTGCTGCCGCCGATCGTGCTGACCTATCTGTTCGTCACCGCGCTGGCGGTGTCCGGGCTGTGGCAGGTCAACGCCGAGATCAAGGCGGCGCAGTCGATGCTGGTCTCGCGCATGGTGCCGGCGCTGCTGTTCCTGCTGATGATCAACTGCGACCTGCGCGCGATCTGGCGGCTCGGTCCGCGGGTGCTCGGCGTATTCGCCTGTACCTCGGTCAGCCTGTTCGTGGCCTTCATCGGCACCTATCTGCTTTACCGCCACTGGCTGCCCGGCAACGACTGGCAGCCGCTGGCCGCACTCTCCGGCAGCTGGGTGGGCGGCAGCGCGAACATGATCGCGGTGAAGCAGGCGATCGGCATGTCCGACACCTATCTGGCGATGTCGCTGCTGACCGATGCGCTGGGTTATTCGATGTGGGTGGTGGTGCTGTTCTCGGTGGCGCGACTGGCGCCGGCGTTCAACCGCTGGACACGGGCGGCGTCCAGCGGCGACATCCCGCTGGCGCCGGTGAAGACCAGGGCGCCGACCACCTACGACAGCGTGCTGCTGTGGCTGGGCATGGCGTTGGCGGTGGCGGCGCTGTCGGGCTGGCTGGCCGGCTGGCTGCCGGTATCCGGCATGGTCAGCGCCACCACCTGGACCATCCTGCTGGCCACCGGCTTCGGCCTGCTGGTGGCGCACACGCCGCTGGCGGAGTTTCCCGGCGCCAGCACGATTTCCAGCGCGATGCTGATCAGCGTGGTGGCGGTGCTGGCCTCGCAGAGCAACTTCCAGGGCATCGCCGCGGCGCCGCTGTACCTCTTGTGCGGCGTCACCGTCATCGCGATCCACGCGGTGCTGCTAGTCGGCTTCGCCAAGCTGTTCCGCTTCGACCTGTACCTGTGCGGGATCTCCTCGCTGGCGCATATTGGCGGCGTGGCGGCCACGCCGATCCTGGCCGCCAGCTATTCGGCCGCACTGGTGCCGGTCGGTATCCTGCTGGCCCTGCTCGGTTACATCCTGGGCACCGGCTTCGGCCTGCTGGTGGCGACGATCCTGTCCACGCTGGCGGGCGCGTGA
- a CDS encoding SH3 domain-containing protein: MRIPLLAVTALALAFAGAPLQAREANDALTVPPSGVLGVGEAQLTPAFWIGLQAQPDRVILDRAAIEAQNAKLLQVDPSVHDLRALPKTLSREQVTGWITALSGRPERPLFDVDGQPVPAATLDAVVANRALDAIPAQQPARYGLVVRRAALRTFPTALRVFSEKGDTDIDRFQETAEFPGTPVAIVHASADGKWLFVVSPRYAAWTERENVAEGSDAQVFGYAGKAPYRVITGATEHTVFTREQPAVSQLQLDMGTRVPLVTDLPPDQPVNGQTPYTSHVLELPLRKADGTLGFSPALLQKNTDTAADYLPLTRANIIRQAFKFLGERYGWGHAYDGRDCSGFVSDVYRSMGVEMPRNTSKQAISPALEHRAFTAKDSREERIKAAQALEVGDLVYIPGHVMMVIGRLHGQPYVIHDTTGMSYRKADGSKARIKLNAVSVTPLLPLLFNDKQSYVDRMTSIVHIRP, encoded by the coding sequence ATGCGAATCCCCCTGCTTGCCGTCACCGCGCTCGCGCTCGCCTTCGCCGGCGCACCGCTGCAGGCGCGCGAGGCGAACGATGCGTTGACCGTGCCGCCGTCCGGCGTGCTCGGCGTCGGCGAGGCGCAGCTCACCCCCGCGTTCTGGATCGGCCTGCAGGCCCAGCCCGACCGAGTGATCCTCGACCGCGCGGCGATCGAGGCGCAGAACGCGAAGCTGCTGCAGGTCGACCCGTCAGTGCACGACCTGCGCGCGTTGCCAAAGACCTTGAGCCGCGAGCAGGTCACTGGCTGGATCACGGCGTTGTCCGGGCGGCCGGAGCGCCCGCTGTTCGACGTCGACGGCCAGCCGGTGCCGGCCGCCACGCTGGATGCCGTGGTCGCCAACCGTGCGCTCGACGCGATCCCCGCGCAGCAGCCCGCGCGTTACGGCCTGGTGGTGCGTCGCGCCGCGTTGCGCACGTTCCCTACCGCGCTGCGCGTGTTCAGCGAGAAGGGCGACACCGACATCGACCGTTTCCAGGAAACGGCCGAGTTCCCCGGCACGCCGGTGGCGATCGTGCACGCCAGCGCCGACGGCAAGTGGCTGTTCGTGGTCAGTCCGCGCTACGCCGCCTGGACTGAGAGAGAGAACGTGGCTGAAGGCAGCGACGCGCAAGTGTTCGGCTACGCCGGCAAGGCGCCGTACCGGGTGATCACTGGCGCCACCGAGCACACCGTGTTCACCCGCGAACAGCCCGCGGTATCGCAGCTGCAGCTGGACATGGGCACGCGCGTGCCGCTGGTGACGGACTTGCCGCCGGACCAACCGGTCAACGGGCAGACGCCATACACCTCGCACGTACTCGAGCTGCCGCTGCGCAAGGCCGACGGCACGCTCGGGTTCAGTCCGGCGCTGCTGCAGAAGAACACTGATACCGCCGCCGACTACCTGCCGTTGACCCGCGCCAACATCATCCGCCAGGCCTTCAAGTTCCTCGGCGAGCGCTACGGCTGGGGCCACGCCTACGATGGCCGCGACTGCTCGGGCTTTGTCTCCGACGTGTACCGCAGCATGGGCGTCGAGATGCCGCGCAACACCAGCAAACAGGCGATCAGCCCGGCACTGGAGCATCGCGCGTTCACCGCGAAGGACAGCCGCGAGGAACGCATCAAGGCCGCGCAGGCGCTGGAGGTCGGCGACCTGGTCTACATCCCCGGCCACGTGATGATGGTGATCGGCCGCCTGCACGGCCAGCCTTACGTGATCCACGACACCACCGGCATGAGCTACCGCAAGGCCGACGGCAGCAAGGCACGGATCAAGCTCAACGCGGTGTCGGTGACGCCGCTGCTGCCGCTGCTGTTCAACGACAAGCAAAGCTATGTCGATCGCATGACCAGCATCGTGCACATCCGCCCCTGA
- a CDS encoding dipeptide epimerase has product MKITDIQFGMLRVPLKTPFKTALRTVNTVEDIVVMVHTDSGQVGYGEAPATAVITGDTHGSIIDAIRHYISPRLIGQDIADLNHLTQLIQSSMEKNTSAKAAVEIAVYDLWGQLYGAPLYKLLGGGDPVITTDITISVDYIDKMVADSVSAVERGFESLKIKVGKDIGVDIERVKAIYAAVEGRALLRLDANQGWTAKQAVYALQTLEDAGIKLELIEQPVKARDLAGMRYVTERVHTPVMADESVFGPMEVIELIRLRAADIINIKLMKTGGISNAIRIADIAGMHGIECMIGCMLETSISVAAAVHVAVAKSNVITKVDLDGPSLCQFNPVDGGVIFNESEISVTDAPGLGIREIRGLERIEA; this is encoded by the coding sequence ATGAAAATCACCGACATCCAGTTCGGCATGCTGCGGGTGCCGCTGAAAACCCCGTTCAAGACGGCGCTGCGCACGGTCAACACGGTGGAGGACATCGTGGTGATGGTGCACACCGACTCGGGCCAGGTCGGCTACGGCGAGGCGCCCGCCACCGCGGTGATCACCGGCGACACCCACGGCTCGATCATCGACGCGATCCGCCACTACATCTCGCCCCGGCTGATCGGCCAGGACATCGCCGACCTCAACCACCTTACCCAGCTGATCCAGTCCTCGATGGAGAAGAACACCAGCGCCAAGGCGGCGGTGGAGATCGCGGTGTACGACCTGTGGGGTCAGCTCTACGGCGCGCCGCTGTACAAGCTCCTGGGCGGCGGCGACCCGGTGATCACCACCGACATCACCATCAGCGTCGACTACATCGACAAGATGGTGGCCGACTCGGTCAGCGCGGTGGAACGCGGCTTCGAGTCGCTGAAGATCAAGGTGGGCAAGGACATCGGCGTCGACATCGAGCGGGTCAAGGCGATCTACGCCGCGGTGGAAGGCCGTGCGCTGCTGCGGCTGGACGCGAACCAGGGCTGGACCGCGAAGCAGGCGGTGTACGCGCTGCAGACGCTGGAGGACGCCGGCATCAAGCTGGAGCTGATCGAGCAGCCGGTGAAGGCGCGCGACCTGGCCGGCATGCGCTACGTCACCGAACGCGTGCACACGCCGGTGATGGCCGACGAGAGCGTGTTCGGCCCGATGGAGGTGATCGAGCTGATCCGCCTGCGCGCGGCCGACATCATCAACATCAAGCTGATGAAGACCGGCGGCATCTCCAACGCGATCCGCATCGCCGACATCGCCGGCATGCACGGCATCGAGTGCATGATCGGCTGCATGCTGGAAACCTCGATCAGCGTGGCCGCGGCGGTGCACGTGGCGGTGGCCAAATCCAACGTGATCACCAAGGTCGACCTGGACGGCCCGTCGCTGTGCCAGTTCAATCCGGTCGACGGTGGGGTAATCTTCAACGAGTCGGAAATCTCGGTGACGGACGCCCCCGGACTGGGCATCCGCGAGATCCGCGGATTGGAGAGGATCGAAGCCTGA
- a CDS encoding MurR/RpiR family transcriptional regulator → MSPLVKIRSERDQMSAVERRIADFILENAQLLRDYSSQQLANALGISQSSVVKFTQKLGFKGYPDLKYSVGEAIARADNGDTPQVATASGGEGGGASAGNLWRRKSEAEEATRLINPPETLHAVAGAIEQAGRAGKVFIIGLGEDDIHARGFALKLSLLGILTVHNFDTARMTANVSAASAGDVLLVFSEHGNHPALCKIARYFRERRGQVITVTRHTANPLRALADLCLVVSAHDELPYIQPLLYQSALQHLLDSVFVQLCEDHDDRHAQLLANLDRIQLMLEP, encoded by the coding sequence ATGTCGCCGCTGGTCAAAATCCGTTCGGAACGCGACCAGATGTCGGCAGTGGAGCGGCGCATCGCCGACTTCATCCTGGAGAACGCGCAACTGCTGCGCGACTACTCCTCGCAGCAGCTGGCCAATGCGCTGGGGATCAGCCAGTCCAGCGTGGTCAAGTTCACCCAGAAGCTGGGCTTCAAGGGTTATCCGGACCTGAAGTATTCGGTCGGCGAGGCGATCGCCCGCGCCGACAACGGCGACACGCCGCAAGTCGCGACGGCGAGCGGCGGCGAGGGCGGCGGCGCGTCCGCCGGCAACCTGTGGCGGCGCAAGTCCGAAGCCGAGGAGGCGACCCGGCTGATCAACCCGCCGGAAACCCTCCACGCCGTGGCGGGTGCGATCGAGCAGGCCGGCCGCGCCGGCAAGGTGTTCATCATCGGACTCGGTGAGGACGACATCCACGCGCGCGGCTTCGCGCTGAAGCTGTCGCTGCTGGGCATCCTCACCGTGCACAACTTCGACACCGCGCGGATGACCGCGAACGTTTCCGCGGCCAGCGCCGGCGACGTGCTGCTGGTGTTTTCCGAACACGGCAACCATCCGGCGCTGTGCAAGATCGCCCGCTACTTCCGCGAGCGCCGCGGCCAGGTGATCACGGTGACGCGGCACACCGCGAACCCGCTGCGCGCGCTAGCCGACCTCTGCCTGGTGGTGTCGGCGCACGACGAGCTGCCGTACATCCAGCCGCTGCTGTACCAGTCGGCGCTGCAGCACCTGCTCGACAGCGTGTTCGTGCAACTGTGCGAGGACCACGACGATCGCCACGCGCAGCTGCTGGCCAACCTCGACCGCATCCAGCTGATGCTGGAGCCGTAG
- a CDS encoding L,D-transpeptidase family protein: MTVHRRTLALLAFAATLTGAAHAAAAEAPWQDARQMIVVTTAGWNTDHGELRGFERHGDAWREVIAPAPVTIGKNGAGWGLGLNAPQHDGPLKREGDNRSPAGVFRIGEAFGYAAHAATALPYRALTATDWCMDVSGTAQYNRIVDANVVGADAVKGSSEPMRRDLHANGDQRYRLGFVIEHNAQAAPQGGSCIFAHLWKSPADATAGCTAMTPALMQRLLAWLKPQDHPVFVLLPQGEYERLRADWQLPALAAADAAQ; the protein is encoded by the coding sequence ATGACTGTTCACCGCCGCACCCTTGCCTTGCTGGCGTTTGCCGCCACGCTCACCGGCGCCGCGCATGCCGCCGCCGCGGAGGCACCCTGGCAGGACGCCCGCCAGATGATCGTGGTCACCACCGCCGGCTGGAACACCGACCACGGCGAGCTGCGCGGCTTCGAGCGCCACGGCGATGCCTGGCGGGAAGTCATCGCGCCGGCACCGGTGACCATCGGCAAGAACGGCGCCGGCTGGGGCCTGGGCCTGAACGCGCCGCAGCATGACGGGCCGCTCAAGCGCGAGGGCGACAACCGCAGCCCGGCCGGCGTGTTCCGCATCGGCGAGGCGTTCGGCTACGCCGCGCACGCGGCCACCGCGCTGCCGTACCGTGCGCTCACCGCCACCGACTGGTGCATGGATGTCAGCGGCACGGCGCAATACAACCGCATCGTCGATGCGAACGTGGTCGGCGCCGACGCCGTAAAGGGTTCCAGCGAACCGATGCGACGCGACCTACACGCGAACGGCGACCAGCGCTACCGGCTCGGCTTCGTGATCGAGCACAACGCGCAGGCGGCGCCGCAGGGCGGCAGCTGCATCTTCGCGCATCTGTGGAAATCGCCCGCCGACGCCACCGCCGGTTGCACCGCGATGACGCCGGCGCTGATGCAGCGGCTGCTGGCCTGGCTGAAGCCGCAGGATCATCCGGTGTTCGTGCTGCTGCCGCAGGGCGAGTACGAGCGCTTGCGTGCCGACTGGCAACTCCCGGCGCTGGCCGCCGCGGATGCTGCGCAATGA
- a CDS encoding dicarboxylate/amino acid:cation symporter encodes MSATTRVLVGLATGALIGLVLAGWNETVALQVANVAQPIGKLWLNALQMTVVPLVLALVVVGVNTATDAAASGRIARRAIVVFIVVLTGGAVFAALAAPLVFSLFPHNPALIAALDHASVPAAAQAAPNWIDTLVAIVPNNAIMAAAQSAMLPLVVFALFLGFALTRLAPTRRALLMEFFQAVADAMIVIVRWVLWIAPLGVFALIFSVCARSGLGMLSALGVYVLVECLLYLSVTVMMLPLAVVFGGEKLRRFALALVPAQVVAISTQSSLASLPAMLESADRRLGYPKQVAALVLPMAVSLFRLTSPVQYVTSAVFIAWAYGIDLSTAQLLAGALLAVVISLGSVGLPGQVTFIATNLPVAQAMGLPLSPLGLMLAVDTIPDALATLGNVTADLTATSVVTRQSRRDTA; translated from the coding sequence ATGAGTGCGACCACCCGGGTCCTGGTGGGACTGGCCACCGGCGCGCTGATCGGCCTGGTGCTGGCCGGCTGGAACGAGACCGTGGCGCTGCAGGTGGCGAACGTGGCGCAGCCGATCGGCAAGCTGTGGCTGAACGCGCTGCAGATGACCGTGGTACCGCTGGTGCTGGCGCTGGTCGTGGTGGGCGTCAATACCGCCACCGATGCGGCCGCCTCGGGCCGCATCGCGCGCCGCGCGATCGTGGTGTTCATCGTGGTGCTGACCGGCGGCGCGGTGTTCGCGGCGCTGGCCGCACCGCTGGTGTTCTCGCTGTTCCCGCACAATCCGGCACTTATCGCCGCGCTCGATCACGCCAGCGTGCCCGCGGCGGCGCAGGCGGCGCCGAACTGGATCGACACACTGGTGGCGATCGTGCCGAACAACGCGATCATGGCCGCGGCCCAGAGCGCGATGCTGCCGCTGGTGGTGTTCGCGCTGTTCCTCGGCTTCGCGCTGACCCGGCTCGCGCCGACGCGACGCGCGCTGCTGATGGAATTCTTCCAGGCGGTCGCGGATGCGATGATCGTGATCGTGCGCTGGGTGCTGTGGATCGCGCCGCTGGGCGTGTTCGCGCTGATCTTTTCCGTCTGCGCCCGCTCGGGCCTGGGCATGCTCAGTGCGCTGGGCGTGTACGTGCTGGTCGAATGCCTGCTGTACCTGTCGGTCACCGTGATGATGCTGCCGCTGGCGGTGGTGTTCGGCGGCGAGAAGCTGCGCCGTTTCGCGCTGGCGCTGGTGCCGGCGCAGGTGGTGGCGATCAGCACGCAGTCCTCGCTGGCCTCACTGCCGGCGATGCTGGAAAGCGCTGATCGCCGGCTCGGCTACCCGAAGCAGGTGGCCGCGCTGGTGCTGCCGATGGCGGTGAGCCTGTTCCGCCTGACCAGCCCGGTGCAGTACGTCACCTCGGCGGTGTTCATCGCCTGGGCCTACGGCATCGACCTCAGTACCGCGCAGCTGCTGGCTGGCGCACTGCTGGCGGTGGTGATCAGCCTGGGTTCGGTTGGCCTGCCGGGCCAGGTCACCTTCATCGCCACCAACCTGCCGGTGGCGCAGGCGATGGGTTTGCCGCTTTCCCCGCTGGGCCTGATGCTGGCGGTCGACACCATCCCCGACGCACTGGCCACGCTGGGCAACGTCACCGCGGACCTCACCGCCACCAGCGTGGTGACGCGGCAGTCGCGGCGCGATACCGCCTGA